The Pseudalkalibacillus hwajinpoensis nucleotide sequence TTGTTGGAATTAAGAGCGTTAGAACCACCTTTGAGGACGATGGCATTTCCTGATTTAAGTGCAAGACCCGTTGCATCAACGGTTACGTTTGGACGTGCTTCATAAATCATACCAATAACGCCGAGCGGGACGCGGACTTGTTCGACTTGCATGCCGTTATCAAGTGACCAATCAGAAATGACTTCTCCAACCGGATCTTCTAGCTCGGCCACTTCGCGAAGACCTTTAGCAAAGTCTTTTACGCGTTCTTTAGATAAGCTTAAACGATCCATAAACGCCTCTGTAAATCCTTTTTCTTTACCGCGCTCAAGGTCTTTCTTGTTTTCATTTAGGATATAATCTGTTTCTTTTTCGAGCTCATCAGCAATAATCAGTAGTGCCTGATTTTTTTCCTCAGTTGTAAGCAAGGAGAGGGCTTTGGAAGCCACCTGTGCTTGCTTTGCTTGTTCTTTTACATTTACTTTAATCGGATCTAGAGTAGTCATCAAACGCCTCCTATATTTTTTCTTTTATTTTATCTCATACGTATAGGGCAGTAAAACGCTAATCTTAAAATATGGGTTCATCTAAATGATAAGATTAGAATTAACTTTCCCTAAAGCTTTAATGAACGATCGATGAAGGGGAAAAACCCCTTACAATCATCGTTCTTTTTATTATGAACCGAGTGGAATAGCTAGCTGATCGTGATAAACAAAATCATTAATATGAACTGCTTCTTTCACTGAAATATCGATAAGCTCAGATATTTCTTCAGTTGGAAGTCCTTTAATCATTTTCAAATGCTTGGAAGAATAGTTTGTAACACCAAGACCTATTTCTTCACCATCCATGTCTGTCAGTTTCACAACTGCCCCTGGCTTGAAGTGCCCGTGTACATAATGAACGCCTACAGGTTGAAGACTGCGTTCATGTTCAGAAATCTCAGAGCTTGCTTTATCTGTCACGATGACTTCACCTTCAGGACCTGAATTGAAGGCTATCCATTGTTTCTTGTTATCAAGCTCGGTTTGACCTTCTGGGGTAAAGTAAGTTCCAGTTGCTGTTTGATGCACAGCATTATAAATAATTCCTTTAGTTGTTGCGTTTCCAAGGAAAGAAGGTGTACCTGATGCCATAGCAATCTTGACTGCATCAATTTTCGATCTCATGCCACCAGTACCGACAGAGCTACCAGGTTCTCCGGCAGATTCTTCGATTTCTGGAGTAATTTCAGTTACGTGCTCTAACAGTTTAGCATCTGGGTTCTTTCTCGGATCTTCACTATACAGTCCATCTATATCAGAAAGAATAATAAGCTGGTCGGCACTCACAAGTGCAGCGACTTTAGCTGAAAGGGTATCATTATCTCCGAATTTTAGACGTTCAACTGTTACAGTATCATTCTCATTAACAATTGGAACGATTCCACGTTCTAAAAGTACATTAATAGTGTTTCTTGCGTTGTTGTATCTTTTGCGATCAGAAAAGTCACTGCGCGTAATCAGAATTTGTGAAGCAGTGTAGCCGTGAGATATGAAACGTTCTGAGTAAGCTTCCATTAACAGTCCCTGACCGATTGATGCAGCGGCCTGTTTTTCTGAAAGTGATGTTGGACGTTCTAAGCATCCTAGTCTGCGATATCCAGCAGCTACTGCGCCAGAAGATACAAGAAGTACTTCATGTCCTTCATCTTTAAGCATTACAATGTCATCTACTAGTCGTTCAAGTTTTCTTCGGCTAATGTCTCCGAGTCTGCTCGTTAAAGAGCTGCTTCCGATTTTAATTACGATTCGTTTCTTTTCGTCGTTTAGATTCATTATTTCACTCCTATATAACTTGCCGTTAAATGTGTGATTGCTTTAATCAATTGACTCTATGAGTATAACAAACGCTTATGTGCTGACAACAAGACTTGCCCAAATAGTCCGAATAAGTGGAGAATAACTAAGAATATGGACGATGTTTGCTCTAAACTCGTTTAACATACGCTTAGAAGATGAGAGGCTTGCTCACCACTCCATATAAGAAGTGAAAAACATGAATTATTTACAAAAACATCCATTTTATTCGCAGAACTGTATAAGGTGAGTGAGAGACTATCGCTTAATGTAAGGGTTTTCATTTGTGGGATTGTATAATGTGACTGTTTTATACAAACCCGCCTATCTATGTCAGACAGTAAGGATTGAAGTCTGGTATACTGCTGATTAAGGTATATTAAAGGGGGAGCGCTATGAGTGTAATTGATGTATTATTCATTCTGCTTTCGGTTTTATGGATAAGTGAATTTATCATGAAACGAGGAAATAAAAACACAGAAACCTCTTCTTCTGAGAAGCGGTCCTTTGTTTTTATTTTGTTAGCGATCTCTGGTGTGATTATAGGAACGCTCTATTTTAATGGGGTTGGTCTATTCACATTTCAAAACAACATATTTACTCAAGTTTTTGGGCTCTTTCTTTATGGAAGTGGGATTGGGTTAAGATATTGGGGCATCCAAGAACTAGGACGCTTTTTTTCTAGAAATGTAGTAGTAGAAAGCAAGGTAGATCTTGTTAGTTCTGGTCCCTATCGCTTATTACGCCATCCTCTATATACCGGACTACTCTTGATCATTATAGGATTTCCATTATACATAGCTACGTGGGGCGGCATTTTACTATCTATTCTACTCATTGTCCCGGCTCTCTTATACCGTATCCGGATTGAAGAAAGAATGCTCTATATGTCAGTTGGGGAAACTTATCACGAATGGGGGAAAGATAGATATAGGATTCTACCGTTCATTTATTAAAAGTTATGTTCATGGTTTGCGTTCATTTTCCGACCATTCGGGCCCTCAGAAGAGGTTGAGGCATATTACAAAGCACGGTTACTCACATGGGATATTAATCCATTATCGAGTATTAGGATTAACTCAAGTGAATGAGGGAACAAGAAAGAGATGACACAATAGTGAAAGAGGATTTTGCACATGAATTATTCTAAGACATCGATTAATTTACGCAACAGCTTCTGGTTCCTTCCAGTCGTATATGGCATCGTATCTATCGTAGTTGTTGCTCTAAGTACTTGGATTGACATTATGTATATTGCGCAACTTGAAGGAACAATTCCTAAGCTATTTCTAGCTACGGAGAAAATCGCTCAGGCACTATATGCACCGTTAATTACGGCTATTTTAACGATGACAACCATTTCATTCTCATCTATTATGGTGGTGCTTACAACTTATTCTTCACAGTTTTCACCGAGGGTGTTACAAGATTTTATTTCTGATCGCTTCACACAGCACGTGCTAGGTGTTTTTGTGGCTGGATTTATTTTTGCTCTTGTGAATATGCTTTTATTAACTGGTAAGGACGGCCGGATTATCTTATCACCTCTTTTAACAGTCATCCTTGCAATTGCGTGCTTATTGTTCTTTGTATTATTTATTCATCATTCGGCTACTTTCGTACAGGTCAATAATTTGATTGAAAAAATCACACGCAGATCGCTATACCTTGTCGAAAGTAAAAGTGAATTACATGAAGGTGAAACCTTTGAGAAGTGGGATAGATGGGAAGAAAAAGAGTTAAAAGAAGAGGCAGGTATACCCATATATAGTAAGAAAATGGGCTACATTCAGCGAATACCCTACCCTAAACTAGTTAAATTGGCTACTGAATATGAAAGTGTACTAAGACTAGATGCAGATGTAGGAAACTATGTACAAAACGGATCTAGGATTGCCACGATCTGGGCTAAAGATGCTTCTTCGATTTCATCAAGTGATATATTAAATATCATTGCAATTGGAACAGAGAGAATAAATGACCAGGACTTAGAATTTTCAATTCAAAAACTAGTTGATATTGCTCTTAGGGCTATTTCTCCCTCTGTTAATGATCCTCACACAGCTGTGAACTGCACGAATCGAATTGGTACAATTCTCGCCAAAATTGGCCATACGTATGAACCTAAGGAAGCGTTTTTTGATGATAAGAGAAATTTACGTGTATTAACTACGCCTAAGCCTTTCTTTCAATATCTTTATAAGGCCTTTTATCAAATTCGACACTACGGTAAAGACGATGTATCCATGTTAAATGGTATACTTGATGCACTTATTTTAACCGCGGATGGTCAACGCAAAGAAATTAAAGCAGATGTTCAGCGATTCCATCACTACTTACTGACAAGTATTGATCTCGATGAACTTCCTGATCTTGATCGGGAGTTTCTATTAAATACTTCCCGGGTATTAGATGACACATGCAAATAGTTAATAAAGGCTCCCGTTTCAAAACGGGAGCCTTTATTTTTGCCGCTCAGCATGGGCGAGTGTTTCGTCAGGTAGTTTAAATTGTTCAAGAACACTACTTTCTTGATTGCGAATCACAAAGTTTAATGGAAGACCGGTTTCTGGTTCAATCCAGATGCTAAAAGTCATCTTCTCAAAATATCCTTCTGTGATTTTACCTTGAACAAGAACAGTGGAATGAGTTCCATAGGTAGCGCTATGATTGGTGATCTTCCAGTTACGCTGATTTTCTAAGTACGAAAGGGCAATGGAGCGAACTTTTTCCTGATCCTTCTGTATATCAATCATTTCTGCAGAGGCAAGGACATTTTCATATAACATTTCTTTTGTAAGAGAATGTTCATTAATGCTAACAGAACTATTCTTAGGTACAAGGCCAACTTCAGATGCTGCAAATAGTCCAGTGCTAACTACTAGGAAAAGAAGAGTAAGGTAGGTTAGCGCAATAGGAAAAAAGTTTTGCAGAGAATTTATCAGATTGAATCTAGAAATGGATGTTTCCTTAATTCTTCTTCGAATATGATCTTTATGAGTATGATCGAAGGTGACAGCTTTTGTATCGATCATTCGCGAACGAAGGTCTTTCAATCGTTTGTCCATTGTCACCCTCCTTAGTACATTTCTTTAAGTAGCATCCTGGCACGCCGCAATCTTGTTTTAACCGAGTTTTCTTTAATTGATAACAAATCACTGATTTCTTGAACCTTTAAATCCTCAAAGTAATGAAGAAAGATGACTTCTCGATACTTGGCTGGAAGTTTAAGGACATTTGTAGCAAGCTCTTTATTTTCTTCTGACCCAATTAAGACCATGTCAGGTTCAGAGCTGCTATGTTTAAACGTATTTAATAAGGATTGGGCAAACACAATATTTCGATAAGACCAGCTTTTGAGTACGTCTTTACATTTATTCGCAGTTATAGTTAATACCCAGGATTTAAGTGAGGCTTCCATATTAAAGGTATCTAATTTTGTATAACAGGCAATAAAGACTTCTTGTGCAACATCTTCCGCTTTTTCTTTGTCTTTTAAATAACTGAAAGCAAGCCAAACAACACTTTCACCGTATTCATCCATTATCATTTCAAGGACGGCTTCCTTATTGGTAAGGTCAAGATATTCTGTTGGTTCTTTGTTCCCCAAGGTTGCGCCTTCCTCCTTCGGCCCTTCAAACAAAAGACGATCTGCATGCGCGAAGGGTTTCATATAGTAATTTTTCCATAATTTGTGTGTGTGTTTATTATAGAATAGTTTGATGTAAACTGGGTAGATTTTCCTTGAATTATATTCAAAATGTCTTATTTGAGAATAGGAATTCATGCTGGTCATCCTTCTAATATCTGATAAGATGAGTCAAAAGAAGGAGAACGCTGTGATGATGTGGAACGATTTCTGAGAGGAAAAAGACTCAAGTAAAGGATGAATGAAATGAAGAATGCAGCCCTAAATCCTACAAGTGCAAGTGATCGAATTCAATCTATTGATGCCATGCGTGGTTTTGCTTTGCTTGGTATTTTTTTTGTTAACATGGTCGATTTTCATTCTCCATGGATGTACGTTGATAAAATAAACTACTGGGGTGATCAATGGAATCAGCTTGTCATGAACCTCATTGATTTTTTTGCACAAGCCAGTTTCTACCCGTTGTTTTCTTTCTTGTTTGGGTATGGTTTTATTATTCTACAAAACCGAGTAACATCACGTGGCTCTAGATTTCTTCCTATAATGCTGAGACGCTTACTATTCCTATTTATCATTGGAATCTTTCATTTTGTTGCCATTTGGCATGGAGATATTCTATTTACGTATAGTCTATGTGGATTATTGCTACTTTTCTTTATCCGAATGGAAGGGAAACGACTATTGCAAATAGGTCTAGGATTATGGTTGTTTTATGCCGTCATATTCTTTCTCTTGTTGCTACCGTTTAGTACGGCTGACTTAACATCGCATGACCCAGAAGCCATAAGAAATTCGATTCTGGTGTATGGTTCGGGAAGCTATATTGAGATTTTAAATGAACGAGTAAGCGATTGGTATTATGTAAATGGAGGAGTAAGTGGCGTTTTTCTTTTATTTTCTATTTTTCCTTATTTTCTAATAGGGGCAGCTTTTGCGAAAGAAGGATGGTTCAATGGGCATCGCAATCAGCTATCATTAGTGAAAAAGTTACTAGTTATCGGCTCTGTAGGATTCTTGGTGAAGTTAACGCCTTTTGTTTTTGAATCTTACGCCTTTTCGCATCTTCAGGATAGTCTCGGTGGGCCACTCGTTTCACTCTTTTATATGGCAGCTATCTCCTTAATTTATTATTCAGGAAGAAGTCTTAAAGCGCTTGAATGGGTAGGGAAAATGGCTCTTACGAATTATTTAATGCAATCTATTGTTAGTACGCTTATTTTCTACAATTATGGATTGGGTTTTTATGGAGAAACAGAAGTAAGCACGGGAGTTCTTTTATTAATTTGCATTTTCCTTATACAAATCGGATTCAGTAGAGTCTGGCTATGTAAATTTAAGTATGGACCAATCGAATGGATTTGGAGAATGATGACTTATCAAAGGCGATTTCCGTTAAAACGTAATCAGAAAGAAGGAATTGTATATGAAAATCATTGAGAAAGCAGTCGAAATAGCAGCATTGGCACATGATGGCCAATATAGGAAAGAGTCAACGCTCCCTTACCTTTCACACCCAATAACAGTTGGATTCTATTTAATGGAATCAGGAGCTTCTGAAGAAACGATTGCAGCAGGAATTCTTCACGATGTGATAGAGGATACGTCAATTACTTATGAAATGTTGAAAGAAGAGTTTGGTCAAGTTGTGGCGAATTTAGTAGCGGCGTGTTCTGAACCTGATAAGCAATTAGAATGGGAAAAAAGAAAAGAACATACGATTGAAAAGGTGAAGCAGGCGCCATTTTCAGTAAAACAAATTACTTGTGCTGATAAACTTCACAACTTAACGACAATCAAAAAAGATTATGATCAAGTAGGAGAACAAATTTGGCAGAGGTTTAACCGTGGTCGAGAAAAGCAAAAGTGGTATTATGAGTCGATTTACAATAGTTTACTAGAAGGACTCTCACCTCATGAGGCTCACTTTCCTTTGTTTAGTAGGCTAAAAACAACGATTGAAGAAATGTTTTAGAATAGAGTTATTTTACGGCACGTTAATTTTATGATTATATTTCCTACTCGAGGGTATTGGTAATTATATTCAATTAGAAGTAGGAGGCATTGTAATGGAAATTATTCTTTATGTAGCAGTAGCTATTATCGCAATCGTGTTCGCAGTATTAAGTGTATTTTTAATTAAAGTGTTAAAATCTACTGAAAAAACTCTTTCTAACACAGCAGAAATGATCGATTCTTTACAAGGGCAGATCAATGGATTATCGAAAGAAACCACAATGATGTTGCATAAAACAAACGTACTTGCTGATGAAGTTCAATCAAAGGTTGGTGAATTCTCACCAGTGTTTGAGTCAGTTAAAGAAACAGGAGCTTCTCTTCAAAATTTATCACGTTCTTTTTCTAAGCTAAGCCACTCTGTTGAAAAAGGTGTTGAGTCGAAGCAGGGAAAAGCTGCGGAGGCGGCGAATTGGGGAAGTACTGCTCTGGCAATGTGGGAAAAGTATCGATTTAAGAAATCAAACATTCAATCTGTTAAGGAGGAAGGATAACGATGAAAGATTCAAAATCAAACCATGAGGTGAAGGTTGAACGTGAGCCAGCACCAGAAGGATATTCATCCTCAACTAGAGAAGTGATTCGTATTGATCGAACAGATCCAGTGAAGTCAGAAAGTCAGTTTAAAGGTCCGGCAATAGCGGCAATAGCAGGTAGTGTGGTAGGAGCAGCAGCTGGTGTCCTGCTTGCACCAAAGGCTGGAAAAGAGCTTAGAAATGATATTAGTGATAGTGTGACAAAGGCAAAAGATAAAAGTGTAGAAGTATCAGGTAACATGAAAAATAAATCGAGCGCTTTTGCTCAATCCGTCAAAACTAAATCAAATGACATTGTGGACAAAGTGAAGAATCGCAAAGGTGAGAAGGAAATTCCTGCTGCAGAGGAAGAAGCATTAGTAAGCGGATATTCAATCAAGCGAGCAGCAGAGTTAGACGAGTCGGAAGTTCCGATGTCTACAGTCGTTAATCGCGATATCGAAAAGATAATCGTCGAAACAGAAGGTGCTGAAACGTTTGATGATGTGATTGAACGTGATGTAGAAAGAACTCTTGAAAGAGATCCGGACAATCCCGAAACGTTAGACGAAGCAGCTGAAATGGAACTGAAGAGAACTTATCGCAAGCGTAAATAAAATAAATAATGAACAACCGCCAAACGGCGGTTGTTTCATTGATGTAGAAAAGCAGATAGGCGCATATGCACCTATCTGCTTTTCTAGCTTTATAGTTAACTTATAGTCTATGAGGGATGGATTGAATTCACTTTCGTTGCTTCTCTTACAACATTTCTAGCTTCTGAAGCCTCTCGATGATCTTTCATAGCTTTGTTCTCAATTTCTTTAATCGTCTGGATTGTAGGACCAGTCATGGTTTAATATACCCTCCTAAATTTGTTCTAGTAAACTCTTCCCCTGTCTCATAAAATAAAACAAAAAATCAGTAAAAAGTTGTAAAATGGTAAAAAAGAACGTCTGTCTTCTATAATGCGCTTACATTTCTTAATAATGAACGTTCGATAGGGCGAAAATGTGCGAGATTTGTAATCTCGTGACTAGTTTCGACGAAGTTATTTTCAATCGGCTTTAGATGATGCACAATAATGATAGGAAGTCACATGATCTGAGACTATATCGCAAAAAAGGTGGGCATACGATGAAGAAGATATTAATTGTGGACGACCAGTATGGCATTCGAGTGTTATTAGGTGAACTATTTAAGAAAGAAGGGTATCAAACACTTCAAGCTGCAAACGGTTTGACGGCAATTGAGCTTTTTAAGCAGGAATGTCCTGATCTCGTAATCCTCGATTTGAAAATGCCCGGTATGGATGGATTAGAAGTATTTAAGGCGTTAAAGAAGTTTGATGAAAAAGTCCAGGTTATTTTTATGACTGCATACGGTGAATTACAGCTCGTGCAAGAATTTATGAAACTAGGAGCAATTACTCATTTTGCTAAACCATTTGATATAGAAGAAGTTTGCCGAACAGTAAAGCGCGTATCCCCGCTGGATGAAAAAGAAATGGCCCGTACGAAGTAAAGAGTGAAAAGCCTGTCTCCCTATGGAGCAGGTTTTTTACTGTAAGGAATTCGAAACCTTTCATTATGTTAGAACGTATAGCTATCACAATGATAAAAGGGAGAGCTGTGAATGAACAACCACGAAATAGATTTTAAACTATATGGGGATGATATGCAGTTTGTAGAAGTTGAACTTGATCCAGGGGAAACTGTTATTGCTGAAGCAGGGAGCCTTATGATGATGGAAGATCATATTGAAATGGAGACTATTTTTGGCGATGGAAGTGGTCAACAAAGCGGGATAATGGGGAAATTATTTAGTGCAGGTAAACGTGTTTTAACTGGCGAGAGTTTGTTTATGACGGCTTTTACAAATGAAGGAAAAGAGAAAAAGCATGTATCTTTTGCTTCACCTTATCCCGGAAAAATTATTCCCATGGATTTAAGTGAATGGGATAAGAAGATTATTTGTCAAAAGGATGCTTTTCTAGCTGCAGCAAAAGGCGTATCAGTAGGTATCGAGCTTCAGAAGAAATTAGGCACAGGTTTCTTTGGAGGAGAAGGGTTCATCATGCAGAAGCTAGAGGGAGATGGTATGGCTTTTGTCCATGCTGGAGGAACGATCCACAAAAAGGAGCTTCAAATGGGGGAAACGCTTCGTCTTGATACTGGTTGTTTAGTGGCGATGACTGGAGAGGTGGATTACAATATCGAGTTTGTTAAAGGAGTAAAGACAGCTTTATTTGGTGGGGAAGGGCTGTTTTTTGTAACGCTTAAAGGGCCTGGAACAGTATGGGTGCAGTCTCTTCCATTTAGTCGTCTTGCAAGCAGAGTATTTGCAGCTATGCCTCAAACGCCAGGTGGAAGTAAGGGCGAGGGAAGTATGGCAAGAGGTCTTTTCGATATGTTTAATGGGGATTAATAGATTCAAAAAGCTGCCTTTCATCGATAATTATCGATGAAAGGCAGCTTTTAGTATTATACTTAATTACGCTTACGAGATTTAGTAGTAGATGGTCTTGGCACGTTCTTTCTAGTGAGTTCAAGATCTAGCTTTTGGGTAATTTTCTCAAGATACTTTTCTTCACCAGGGAGCAATAGCGTGACAACTGAACCCTCTTTCCCCATGCGTCCTGTTCGTCCTGAGCGATGCAGGTATGTTCTTGCATCTTCAGATAAATCATAGTGGAAAACATGAGTAATATTATCGATGTCTAGTCCTCTTGCAGCAAGGTCAGTTGTTAATAGCAATTGGATTTGGTCATTACGGAAACGATTTAATACATTCTTTCTTTCCGTCTTATTTGTCGAACTATCTAATACATCGAATGAAATTTTCTTAGTTGCAAGAATGTCTTTCAATCGAGAGAGGTAGTTACTGTTGTTAACAAAGGCTAGCGCTTTTACACCGTCTTTACGAGCTAGCTTCCGCAGTAATTCTGGCTTCTCTCGTCGATTTGTTACATAGTAACTGTGGTCAATCGCTTTTTTGTCTTCTGCTGTAGCCTTGATGCTTAAGACGGAAGGATTATCAGATAGTTTCTTTGCCTGCAAGAGCACTTTATCACTGAGCGTGGCAGAGAAGAAAAGGAGCTGACAATCTCTTAGCGCAGATTGACAAATATAGGAGACATCTTCAAAGGTAGACGGATGTAGCACTTGATCAGCTTCATCGGCTACAAGGGTTCTTACTTCGTTCATTTTCAATTTTTTCATATCAATTAGCTCGGCAATCCTATTGGGTGTACCAACAATGAGCTGGGGGTGCTTCTTAAGTTTGTCTAACTGTCGTTTAATAGCAGCTCCCCCAATCATTGAAGCAGCTGTCATGTTACTGCCCTTTAGGAATTGTTGAGAAACTTCAAAAACCTGCATGGCGAGTTCTCGCGTAGGAGCAAGAATAATAGCCTGTGTATTTTTTTTATCTGGATCAAGCATTTGCATAATCGGTAAAAGATAAGCAAGTGTTTTTCCAGTGCCGGTTGGAGCTTCAACTAGTAAGTCTTCTCCGTTCAAGATCCGAGGAATGGCTTGTTCTTGAACCATTGAGAAATTACTAAAGCCGGCAGCTTGCCAGTTTTCAGAAAGAAAAGGGTGTTGATCAAACATTGTCATATCGTTACTCCTTTATTATCGTATATAGTGGGCCACAGGGGGCTTCTGTTAAATGTAGTATCAGTACTTTATGTCGTTAACACTATCATGATTGGTGCACTTTTGTAGTGTTTCATCTTATTTTAACATAGTAGCCGTTGTTCAATACTTTCTCTCTTTACCTAGCTCTATGGTTTTACCACAATAAACACCGGGGAATAAATAATGACCAGTCCAATATTTCACTATTGATCAGATTCCTTTCATGTTTTGTTGCTTATTTAGAGGGAATGATTAGGAGAGAAGGAGGTAATGAACGTGAACGGATATTTACTTAGAAAAATGTCAGTATACACATTACTAGCAGGTATTGTGGCCGCTATATTCATTGGTATTACACTTGGAGAAAACTTACCAAATTATTCAACTATTGAAGAACCTTATCCAATGCGCTGGATTATCGCATTAGGTGCATTTGGTGTTAGTGGAATTATTTCATCCATCTTCTATACTGGAGGCGTGATTGCCGACATCATTGTTAGAAAAGATGAAGGCAACTCTCTATAAATTGATAAAGAGCGCATCGCTTAGATGCGCTCTTTCTACGTTTTATATAACGATCGTTATTTATTAACAGTAACTCCTTCATTGCCGCGGTAAACATACCATAGAGATCTGTTGATCTCTCAAACAACGAAAGCCCTACCTCTCTTCCATCCTTACGGCTCCGAAGCCGCGCCAGTGTGAGTGAGGAGGATCAACAGCAATTGTAGTATGGCCATTAACTTGATACAAGCCAATTAGAATCATGCTGTTCATACCTTTCCAGTTATGAATTTTAGTTCTCCTTATTTTAAAGGAGCTAGTTGTTAATATCGGGTTTTTGTTACCCCAACTACACATTATACACGCTTGAGAAGTATTGTCAACTTTTTATTTGTTAATTATTTCCTCGAGAAATAACCTATTAACCCAAGGCCAATCCCTAGCAAAGCACCACCGGCCACTTCAGCAGGCTGATGACCTAGAAGTTCATTTAATTCAACATCTCGTCTCGCGTGAAATAAATCAGGATAGTGCCCCGATAATAGTTCGATGTCTTCATCTAGGTCATTGACCAATCGAGCTATCTCGCCCGTATGTCGTCGAATACCCTGTGCATCATACATG carries:
- the proB gene encoding glutamate 5-kinase, which gives rise to MNLNDEKKRIVIKIGSSSLTSRLGDISRRKLERLVDDIVMLKDEGHEVLLVSSGAVAAGYRRLGCLERPTSLSEKQAAASIGQGLLMEAYSERFISHGYTASQILITRSDFSDRKRYNNARNTINVLLERGIVPIVNENDTVTVERLKFGDNDTLSAKVAALVSADQLIILSDIDGLYSEDPRKNPDAKLLEHVTEITPEIEESAGEPGSSVGTGGMRSKIDAVKIAMASGTPSFLGNATTKGIIYNAVHQTATGTYFTPEGQTELDNKKQWIAFNSGPEGEVIVTDKASSEISEHERSLQPVGVHYVHGHFKPGAVVKLTDMDGEEIGLGVTNYSSKHLKMIKGLPTEEISELIDISVKEAVHINDFVYHDQLAIPLGS
- a CDS encoding methyltransferase family protein, translating into MSVIDVLFILLSVLWISEFIMKRGNKNTETSSSEKRSFVFILLAISGVIIGTLYFNGVGLFTFQNNIFTQVFGLFLYGSGIGLRYWGIQELGRFFSRNVVVESKVDLVSSGPYRLLRHPLYTGLLLIIIGFPLYIATWGGILLSILLIVPALLYRIRIEERMLYMSVGETYHEWGKDRYRILPFIY
- a CDS encoding DUF2254 domain-containing protein, which encodes MNYSKTSINLRNSFWFLPVVYGIVSIVVVALSTWIDIMYIAQLEGTIPKLFLATEKIAQALYAPLITAILTMTTISFSSIMVVLTTYSSQFSPRVLQDFISDRFTQHVLGVFVAGFIFALVNMLLLTGKDGRIILSPLLTVILAIACLLFFVLFIHHSATFVQVNNLIEKITRRSLYLVESKSELHEGETFEKWDRWEEKELKEEAGIPIYSKKMGYIQRIPYPKLVKLATEYESVLRLDADVGNYVQNGSRIATIWAKDASSISSSDILNIIAIGTERINDQDLEFSIQKLVDIALRAISPSVNDPHTAVNCTNRIGTILAKIGHTYEPKEAFFDDKRNLRVLTTPKPFFQYLYKAFYQIRHYGKDDVSMLNGILDALILTADGQRKEIKADVQRFHHYLLTSIDLDELPDLDREFLLNTSRVLDDTCK
- a CDS encoding sigma-70 family RNA polymerase sigma factor, translating into MGNKEPTEYLDLTNKEAVLEMIMDEYGESVVWLAFSYLKDKEKAEDVAQEVFIACYTKLDTFNMEASLKSWVLTITANKCKDVLKSWSYRNIVFAQSLLNTFKHSSSEPDMVLIGSEENKELATNVLKLPAKYREVIFLHYFEDLKVQEISDLLSIKENSVKTRLRRARMLLKEMY
- a CDS encoding DUF418 domain-containing protein; the encoded protein is MKNAALNPTSASDRIQSIDAMRGFALLGIFFVNMVDFHSPWMYVDKINYWGDQWNQLVMNLIDFFAQASFYPLFSFLFGYGFIILQNRVTSRGSRFLPIMLRRLLFLFIIGIFHFVAIWHGDILFTYSLCGLLLLFFIRMEGKRLLQIGLGLWLFYAVIFFLLLLPFSTADLTSHDPEAIRNSILVYGSGSYIEILNERVSDWYYVNGGVSGVFLLFSIFPYFLIGAAFAKEGWFNGHRNQLSLVKKLLVIGSVGFLVKLTPFVFESYAFSHLQDSLGGPLVSLFYMAAISLIYYSGRSLKALEWVGKMALTNYLMQSIVSTLIFYNYGLGFYGETEVSTGVLLLICIFLIQIGFSRVWLCKFKYGPIEWIWRMMTYQRRFPLKRNQKEGIVYENH
- a CDS encoding HD domain-containing protein: MKIIEKAVEIAALAHDGQYRKESTLPYLSHPITVGFYLMESGASEETIAAGILHDVIEDTSITYEMLKEEFGQVVANLVAACSEPDKQLEWEKRKEHTIEKVKQAPFSVKQITCADKLHNLTTIKKDYDQVGEQIWQRFNRGREKQKWYYESIYNSLLEGLSPHEAHFPLFSRLKTTIEEMF
- a CDS encoding DUF948 domain-containing protein; protein product: MEIILYVAVAIIAIVFAVLSVFLIKVLKSTEKTLSNTAEMIDSLQGQINGLSKETTMMLHKTNVLADEVQSKVGEFSPVFESVKETGASLQNLSRSFSKLSHSVEKGVESKQGKAAEAANWGSTALAMWEKYRFKKSNIQSVKEEG
- a CDS encoding YtxH domain-containing protein, translated to MKDSKSNHEVKVEREPAPEGYSSSTREVIRIDRTDPVKSESQFKGPAIAAIAGSVVGAAAGVLLAPKAGKELRNDISDSVTKAKDKSVEVSGNMKNKSSAFAQSVKTKSNDIVDKVKNRKGEKEIPAAEEEALVSGYSIKRAAELDESEVPMSTVVNRDIEKIIVETEGAETFDDVIERDVERTLERDPDNPETLDEAAEMELKRTYRKRK
- a CDS encoding response regulator — protein: MKKILIVDDQYGIRVLLGELFKKEGYQTLQAANGLTAIELFKQECPDLVILDLKMPGMDGLEVFKALKKFDEKVQVIFMTAYGELQLVQEFMKLGAITHFAKPFDIEEVCRTVKRVSPLDEKEMARTK
- a CDS encoding TIGR00266 family protein, with product MNNHEIDFKLYGDDMQFVEVELDPGETVIAEAGSLMMMEDHIEMETIFGDGSGQQSGIMGKLFSAGKRVLTGESLFMTAFTNEGKEKKHVSFASPYPGKIIPMDLSEWDKKIICQKDAFLAAAKGVSVGIELQKKLGTGFFGGEGFIMQKLEGDGMAFVHAGGTIHKKELQMGETLRLDTGCLVAMTGEVDYNIEFVKGVKTALFGGEGLFFVTLKGPGTVWVQSLPFSRLASRVFAAMPQTPGGSKGEGSMARGLFDMFNGD